In Chloroflexota bacterium, the genomic stretch AGCGCAGTAGTGAGCAAAAATTTGAAGTCGGCGCCACCAGCATCTCAAGACCAGGGTGTTACCCATGGCGTGCAGGTAACGGCGGAAGAAACGCAAGTAACTTTGCAGGCTGAGCTTGGCACGTGTGCGCTGAGTCCGGCCGATCCGGTCGTTGCAGGTGCGTTTGGCACGTGGACACTCACGTATACGGCGGGGTGTGCCGGCATCGCGCCTGGCGGGGGTATCGCGGTGGCGCCGCCCTGCGTACATAGTGTACGGTGGCGTCTCGGTCACGTTACGGCGACCACGAGCGGTCGCTGCGGCGTCGCTGTGCAGGTCCGCAACGGCTATCCGCTCAAGTACCATCACTCGCAGTTCCCCTGTGTGTTCGTGACGGTGGAAGGCGCAGCGCTGCTACCGGGCGAAGAGATCGCGGTGACGATCGGTGATGCCGGATCGTTCATACCGGGCTTCTACGAGCGTGCACGCGCGCAGGAAGTCGCCATGCACGAGATGTACTTTCAGGTGCTTGTGGACGTCCTGGGCAATGCCAGCTATAGCAATCCGCGCTATCCCGGCGGCGATCCGAAAGGCTATCGGCTGCTGCCGGAGTTGCCGGTTGTGGATGTCGTCGCGGGACCGCCTGCGCACCTCGGTGTGATTGCCCCTGCCACGGTTGCTGCTGGTGAAGAGTTCACAGTACTGGTGCGGGTTGAAGATGCGTATGGCAATGTCTGTACGGACTTCGCAGGAGAAGTCGCTCTGGGTGCAAAGCCGGGCGGCATCAGTGGACTTGCGCCTTTCGCCCTTGCGGCGGGCGATGGCGGCACGGCGCGGATTGGCCCGTTTATTGCCGCCAGGAATGCGGCAGGCCCGATCACGGTTACGGCTGCGGCCTGGGAGGCTGGGATTTCCGGCGTTAGCAATCCGATCGACGTTGTTGGAACTGGCAGCGACCGCATCTTCTTTGGCGATCTGCACACCCATGCGCCCCGCGCGCTTGATCCCGGTCACCGACCCCACGGGCCCTTCATGGCGCACGGCG encodes the following:
- a CDS encoding DUF3604 domain-containing protein; translated protein: MSKNLKSAPPASQDQGVTHGVQVTAEETQVTLQAELGTCALSPADPVVAGAFGTWTLTYTAGCAGIAPGGGIAVAPPCVHSVRWRLGHVTATTSGRCGVAVQVRNGYPLKYHHSQFPCVFVTVEGAALLPGEEIAVTIGDAGSFIPGFYERARAQEVAMHEMYFQVLVDVLGNASYSNPRYPGGDPKGYRLLPELPVVDVVAGPPAHLGVIAPATVAAGEEFTVLVRVEDAYGNVCTDFAGEVALGAKPGGISGLAPFALAAGDGGTARIGPFIAARNAAGPITVTAAAWEAGISGVSNPIDVVGTGSDRIFFGDLHTHAPRALDPGHRPHGPFMAHGVGTYAEAFRYARDVSGLDCVGVAWFPPPQNIEAIWSVPRADDWEEYQAIIAQFHAAGQFVPLVAVELSDPSAGHRVILYPDEGKRITTSTIEEIWPALEGTGAVVVPHHINVTSEGGWQNWQVQDWQRHNPEYQTVLEIAQNRGAFETDEPGGATVIGGGGASAQDALAMGHRLGFVGGTDSHHAQPGRNTCSMAGVDFHDHVTGGLTAVIAPELTREAIIEALRKRRCYATTGARIVLDFRVDGHGMGEEFTAAAPQVAAAARVLGTAQLAYLEVVCNGSVAFAQSGDGRVAEIAETLPLTGDQTSYFYLRATQADGHVAWSSPVWVSPPQK